One Granulicella sp. 5B5 DNA window includes the following coding sequences:
- a CDS encoding SGNH/GDSL hydrolase family protein yields the protein MNRYPRLLSAALALACLFCLGRAGLAQTTTITASNLKMAGAKITTGTVTFTPVNTLNIAISFADATGSQNGPTAFSCAIADGAITTMNQPDGTTSGTCAIPDATQTTPANILYTVQVCDTSTGRTTSGKCYTMQQIPQISGATWPLDHYGSPTSTSYYQGLVAASGASVPASCQSAAIFTRTTDSSMWSCVGGVYVQVGTTAVTRPYADSSANIATTEFVSDSLGFVPPRGSTVYYVDFGDSRVAGSALQAGDAPSDFIQSMSHFSGGKINVIKLGYPGETSCQIYANYAATAHAYAVNGTTRTVVYIHNAMGVNDILLGNTEASAFTCIQEVVSAEKADGMTVIQDTVYPVATAPIAQADGTFAYTPTWYPSSPDASCITPVQGWTAYGPLFDQVIGQLNSDIRFATYTTAPDYIIDWAARVTDMWDVQYTCEGVHTTAKLNRAWAQYVNNTFGIGTSIQAGESAVRRVAEFDSLYIGTRQVVDNLGGGNFGSVLFTSFPATGFPDHGSLEGFQSNTTYIDSIGNCPSGASCIGIFDLRQAVEGEGSNFDALKSDSAGNWTAYGGFTGSYFNTSGGRKGTFVCTAGGTITIANTKELATSDVIISLNAAGGTISTRPAMNSVTPGVGFSVLCGAADTSTYNYDILN from the coding sequence ATGAACCGCTATCCGCGGCTGCTCAGTGCAGCTCTCGCCCTCGCATGTCTGTTCTGTCTCGGCCGTGCCGGGCTTGCGCAGACCACCACCATTACCGCCAGCAACCTCAAGATGGCTGGCGCCAAAATTACTACCGGCACAGTCACCTTCACCCCAGTCAACACACTCAATATCGCCATCAGCTTTGCGGATGCAACGGGCTCGCAGAATGGTCCCACTGCATTCAGTTGCGCGATTGCGGATGGTGCCATCACCACCATGAACCAGCCGGATGGCACGACGAGCGGCACCTGCGCCATCCCTGATGCCACCCAGACGACTCCGGCAAACATCCTCTATACGGTGCAGGTCTGCGATACCAGCACTGGCCGCACTACCAGCGGCAAATGCTACACCATGCAGCAGATCCCACAGATCAGCGGCGCAACATGGCCTCTTGACCATTATGGCTCACCAACATCGACCAGCTACTATCAGGGGCTCGTTGCTGCCAGCGGGGCAAGCGTGCCTGCCTCATGCCAAAGCGCCGCAATCTTCACGCGTACCACTGATAGCTCAATGTGGAGTTGCGTGGGCGGAGTTTACGTGCAAGTGGGAACCACAGCAGTTACGCGCCCCTATGCTGACTCTAGCGCGAATATCGCTACCACTGAGTTCGTTTCGGACAGTCTAGGTTTTGTGCCGCCTCGAGGCTCGACCGTCTATTATGTCGATTTTGGTGATTCGCGCGTCGCGGGTTCGGCGCTGCAGGCGGGCGATGCGCCGAGTGATTTTATCCAGTCCATGAGCCATTTCAGTGGTGGAAAAATCAATGTGATCAAGTTGGGCTATCCGGGCGAGACATCTTGCCAGATTTATGCAAATTATGCTGCCACGGCCCACGCCTATGCGGTGAATGGTACCACTCGTACCGTCGTCTACATCCACAACGCAATGGGCGTGAATGACATCCTACTTGGAAACACGGAAGCATCCGCATTTACTTGCATTCAGGAGGTCGTATCAGCAGAAAAAGCTGATGGTATGACGGTAATCCAGGATACTGTATACCCAGTAGCAACTGCACCAATTGCTCAAGCAGACGGTACTTTCGCCTACACGCCGACGTGGTATCCCTCATCGCCCGATGCGAGTTGCATAACGCCAGTGCAGGGCTGGACTGCTTACGGCCCATTATTTGACCAGGTTATTGGCCAACTCAATAGTGACATTCGATTCGCAACATATACAACGGCTCCCGATTACATTATTGATTGGGCAGCACGCGTCACGGATATGTGGGACGTCCAATATACGTGCGAAGGTGTTCACACCACAGCCAAGCTGAATAGAGCATGGGCTCAATATGTCAACAACACCTTTGGCATAGGCACTTCTATCCAAGCTGGAGAGAGCGCGGTTCGAAGGGTTGCAGAGTTCGATTCGCTCTATATCGGCACGCGGCAAGTTGTCGACAATCTTGGAGGAGGTAATTTCGGTTCCGTTTTGTTTACTTCGTTTCCAGCCACAGGGTTCCCGGACCATGGGAGCCTGGAAGGATTTCAAAGCAATACCACCTATATTGATTCAATCGGCAATTGCCCCTCGGGAGCTAGTTGTATCGGCATATTTGATCTACGGCAAGCCGTGGAAGGCGAAGGTTCCAATTTCGATGCATTGAAGAGTGATAGCGCTGGAAATTGGACCGCATACGGCGGATTTACAGGGAGCTATTTCAATACATCTGGAGGCCGCAAAGGCACCTTCGTCTGCACCGCAGGTGGCACGATCACAATTGCCAATACGAAGGAACTTGCCACTTCGGATGTTATTATCTCCCTCAACGCGGCCGGCGGCACTATTTCGACTCGACCAGCGATGAATTCGGTGACGCCAGGAGTGGGATTCTCGGTGCTGTGCGGTGCGGCTGACACAAGCACCTACAATTACGACATTCTGAACTAA
- a CDS encoding integrase arm-type DNA-binding domain-containing protein codes for MTDVLIRSAKPAAKKRRLHDTFGLYLEVLPTGTKSWRMKYRFRKKEKSLTLGKYPDMGLRDARDSVSDARKVLREGRDPGMERRVLTAARELSAADTFEAIGREWLAEQKPGWAHGHFKRQQSLLANDVFPHLGPRPIAEITAPEVLITVRRVKERALERAHRTLQVIGQIYRYAVATGRAKHNIVADLRGSLPSYKSGHFAAPTEPEEFAAHLRMMNNYKGTPAVKAALKLAPMLFARPGELRKARWADIQLDNAEWRYISSKTKKPHIVPLASQAVTILRDLHKLTGRGLNVFPGQRSVIRPMSDNAVLAAMRRMGIPADELTGHGLRATARTLIEEELHYRPEVIELQLAHEVKDSNGSAYNRTKHLTTRKKMMQEWADYLDKLAEYPA; via the coding sequence TTGACCGACGTCCTTATTCGCTCTGCAAAGCCTGCCGCAAAGAAGCGTCGGCTTCATGATACCTTCGGACTCTATCTCGAGGTTCTCCCCACTGGCACGAAGAGTTGGCGGATGAAATATCGCTTTCGAAAGAAAGAGAAGAGTCTTACATTGGGCAAATATCCAGACATGGGTTTGCGCGATGCCAGGGATTCCGTTAGCGATGCACGCAAGGTGCTGCGTGAGGGTCGGGACCCTGGAATGGAGCGCAGGGTTCTGACAGCCGCTAGAGAGCTCAGCGCCGCAGATACCTTCGAGGCCATCGGCAGGGAGTGGCTAGCCGAACAGAAGCCGGGGTGGGCGCATGGACACTTCAAACGGCAGCAGAGCCTGCTTGCCAATGACGTCTTCCCACATCTGGGTCCGCGCCCGATCGCGGAGATTACAGCGCCCGAGGTGCTGATCACAGTCCGGCGCGTGAAAGAGCGAGCTCTTGAGCGCGCACACCGAACCCTGCAGGTCATCGGGCAGATTTATCGCTATGCCGTCGCCACCGGCCGCGCGAAGCATAATATCGTTGCGGACCTGCGCGGGTCGCTGCCGTCATACAAATCTGGGCACTTTGCTGCGCCTACCGAACCGGAGGAATTCGCCGCCCATCTGCGGATGATGAATAACTATAAAGGGACGCCGGCGGTCAAAGCCGCACTCAAACTTGCACCGATGCTGTTCGCGCGGCCCGGCGAGCTGCGCAAGGCGCGGTGGGCAGACATTCAGCTCGACAATGCTGAATGGCGATACATCTCCAGCAAGACGAAGAAGCCGCATATTGTTCCACTTGCATCACAAGCCGTAACCATCCTGCGCGATCTACACAAACTGACGGGCCGCGGCTTGAACGTCTTTCCTGGCCAGCGCTCAGTTATACGACCAATGAGCGACAACGCCGTGCTCGCGGCGATGCGACGCATGGGAATCCCCGCCGACGAACTTACCGGGCACGGTCTGCGCGCGACTGCGCGTACGTTGATCGAGGAAGAACTACACTATCGACCCGAGGTGATTGAATTGCAGTTGGCGCATGAGGTGAAGGACTCCAACGGCAGTGCCTACAACCGAACAAAGCATCTGACGACAAGGAAAAAGATGATGCAGGAGTGGGCCGATTACCTGGATAAGTTAGCCGAATACCCCGCCTAG
- a CDS encoding alpha/beta fold hydrolase translates to MSSTPHAWPAGYPPFQPRKWLTNGHLQTIAGNFLPRTNTLPEPVAEIIEVTPAHHHQISTEILCECHWQPEAVRVDRPTVILLHGLEGSSRSQYVIGNANKLWTAGANVVRMNMRNCGGHKYEMAARTPTLYHSGLSGDVAAVVRFCTETMGLNHISLIGYSMGGNLMLKYAGEAGASVPQLRAVVGVSPAVDLAASADALHEKQNRFYERRFLRALLKRFRRKAMLFPRAYDPQMAYGIATLRDFDHRITALYSGFRSADDYYYRAASARVLPSIAVPTLIIHANDDPFIRFTPETRSLIEANPHITWLETGHGGHCAFLATPDPATHNDGYWAEHTALRFIFDHAV, encoded by the coding sequence ATGTCGTCGACTCCCCACGCCTGGCCCGCAGGCTACCCACCGTTTCAGCCGCGCAAATGGCTCACCAACGGCCATCTGCAGACGATCGCCGGTAACTTCCTCCCGCGAACCAACACATTGCCCGAGCCCGTGGCCGAAATCATCGAAGTCACACCGGCGCACCATCATCAGATCTCCACCGAAATCCTCTGCGAGTGCCACTGGCAGCCCGAGGCCGTCCGCGTCGACCGTCCCACTGTCATCCTGCTGCATGGCCTTGAAGGCTCCTCGCGCTCGCAGTATGTCATCGGCAACGCCAACAAGCTCTGGACTGCGGGAGCCAACGTCGTCCGCATGAACATGCGCAACTGCGGCGGCCATAAGTACGAGATGGCCGCACGCACACCCACTCTTTACCACTCCGGGCTCTCCGGCGACGTCGCCGCCGTGGTGCGCTTTTGCACGGAAACGATGGGGCTCAACCACATCTCGCTCATCGGCTACTCCATGGGCGGCAACCTCATGCTCAAGTACGCGGGCGAGGCCGGCGCATCCGTGCCGCAACTGCGCGCCGTCGTCGGTGTCTCACCCGCAGTCGATCTCGCCGCCTCGGCCGACGCCCTGCACGAGAAGCAGAACCGCTTCTACGAGCGCAGGTTCCTGCGCGCGCTGCTCAAGCGCTTTCGTCGCAAGGCCATGCTCTTCCCTCGTGCCTACGATCCACAGATGGCCTACGGCATCGCCACTCTGCGCGACTTCGACCACCGCATCACCGCGCTCTACTCCGGCTTCCGTTCAGCCGACGACTACTACTACCGCGCCGCCTCCGCCCGCGTGCTCCCGTCCATCGCCGTGCCCACGTTGATCATTCACGCCAACGACGACCCCTTCATCCGCTTCACACCCGAGACGCGCTCGCTCATCGAAGCCAACCCGCACATCACCTGGCTGGAAACCGGGCACGGCGGCCACTGCGCCTTCCTCGCCACACCCGACCCCGCCACCCACAACGACGGCTACTGGGCCGAACATACCGCGCTCCGCTTTATCTTCGATCACGCCGTCTAG
- a CDS encoding DUF72 domain-containing protein, whose protein sequence is MPRATPASKASPTAPAADYPANLYIGTSGWAYPTWKPEFYPAGTPARAFLGYYASRLTSVEVNYTFRSLPTAKQLEGWIESVPATFRFAFKAPQRITHFQRLRESQDTVAEFLASLAPAKAAGKLGPLLFQLPPNFAADTDRLDAFLRLPALAAKSARIAFEFRHATWFSEATYSVLRRHNAALCIAESDDLATPDVSTADFHCYRLRRDGGYTPAELKAFAKKFTALAKDAEVYAYFKHEDEPTGALNATALLDAARKAGAR, encoded by the coding sequence TTGCCGCGCGCAACCCCCGCCAGCAAGGCCTCGCCCACAGCGCCGGCAGCGGACTACCCCGCAAACCTCTACATCGGCACCTCCGGCTGGGCCTATCCTACCTGGAAGCCGGAGTTTTACCCCGCGGGCACACCCGCACGCGCCTTCCTCGGCTACTACGCGTCACGCCTCACCTCGGTCGAGGTCAACTACACCTTCCGATCCCTGCCAACTGCCAAACAGCTTGAGGGCTGGATCGAGTCGGTCCCCGCCACCTTCCGCTTTGCCTTCAAAGCACCGCAGCGCATCACGCACTTTCAACGTCTGCGCGAAAGCCAGGACACCGTCGCCGAGTTCCTGGCCTCGCTCGCTCCTGCGAAGGCCGCAGGCAAACTCGGCCCGCTGCTCTTTCAGCTCCCGCCCAACTTCGCCGCCGACACCGATCGCCTCGACGCCTTCCTGCGCCTGCCTGCCCTCGCCGCGAAATCTGCCCGCATCGCCTTCGAGTTCCGCCACGCAACATGGTTCAGCGAAGCCACCTACTCCGTGCTTCGCCGTCATAACGCGGCCTTGTGCATCGCAGAGAGTGACGACCTCGCAACTCCCGACGTCTCCACCGCCGACTTCCACTGCTACCGTCTGCGTCGCGACGGCGGCTATACTCCTGCCGAGCTCAAAGCCTTCGCAAAAAAGTTCACAGCTCTCGCCAAAGACGCGGAGGTCTACGCCTACTTCAAGCATGAGGACGAACCAACCGGCGCACTCAACGCCACGGCCCTGCTCGACGCAGCCCGCAAAGCAGGTGCGCGCTGA
- a CDS encoding DUF4112 domain-containing protein — translation MRDAITPEILTPQKKGRLGGGAGAFRDENLDLLSRVLDTWFRVPGTQIRFGLDGIVGFFPGVGDFIGGAASCIIVLAAFFRGVPMITIARMVVNLVIEVGVGMVPVLGNLFDIGWRANRRNYHLLENSLQGPVRDTVGDWLFMGVLALLLLALAMVPFLLLLWIGDGILKVLHAPGM, via the coding sequence ATGCGAGACGCGATAACACCGGAGATTTTGACGCCACAGAAGAAGGGACGCCTGGGTGGTGGCGCAGGCGCGTTTCGGGATGAGAACCTCGACCTGCTCTCGCGTGTGCTGGATACGTGGTTTCGGGTGCCGGGCACGCAGATACGGTTTGGGCTCGATGGAATTGTAGGATTTTTCCCAGGCGTCGGTGACTTCATCGGCGGAGCGGCGAGCTGCATTATTGTGTTGGCCGCGTTCTTCCGGGGTGTGCCGATGATCACCATTGCGCGGATGGTGGTGAATCTGGTGATCGAGGTGGGCGTGGGCATGGTGCCAGTGCTGGGAAATCTCTTCGACATCGGCTGGCGCGCAAACCGGAGGAACTATCACTTGCTGGAGAACAGCCTGCAAGGGCCGGTGCGCGATACTGTCGGCGATTGGCTCTTTATGGGAGTGCTCGCGCTGCTGTTGCTGGCGCTTGCGATGGTGCCGTTCCTGCTGCTGCTGTGGATTGGTGACGGGATTTTGAAGGTACTGCACGCCCCGGGCATGTGA
- a CDS encoding site-specific integrase: MQVNITKRIDTPEGKRYCPVVVGPNGRIKPDSVMVDGRQEKHPEGAYYLDWTEDGKRNRVSVGTDATVAYNCRTRKQRELDALASGLIVSNPLEDDSRLRISAAVEDFLEEMQLSRQRKTWMGYIVSLRYFQESCGKRFLDEVERKDLLRLAAFLRDTKKLSSRTVHNKFADVLTFLQAQGVPKLIGKNDHPRFIEQEVSIYEEEELSKLHAVCSPYHSTLYDFLLMSGFREQEAMHVTWSNVRFNANIIEMRWKPQFNWTPKSYKEREVPVPDELLARLEAHRKSLPASRSSAQALVFSTANNTHDKHMLRALKRNAKKAKLNPDEFWLHKFRATFATTHLQAGVDLRTVMTWMGQTNLESIIRYLKPARSSTMIEKVNVSFAAHKRMRPHLLSTEPMETAMK, encoded by the coding sequence ATGCAGGTGAATATCACCAAACGTATCGACACCCCGGAGGGCAAGCGCTACTGCCCTGTTGTTGTCGGTCCCAACGGCCGCATCAAGCCCGATTCAGTGATGGTCGATGGACGCCAGGAAAAGCATCCCGAAGGCGCCTACTACCTCGATTGGACCGAAGACGGAAAACGCAACCGCGTGTCCGTCGGCACCGACGCAACTGTTGCCTACAATTGCCGCACTCGAAAACAGCGAGAACTGGATGCGCTCGCATCTGGACTCATCGTTTCCAATCCTCTCGAAGATGACTCTCGCCTAAGAATTAGCGCCGCAGTAGAAGACTTCCTTGAAGAGATGCAACTCAGCCGGCAAAGAAAAACTTGGATGGGGTATATCGTCTCCCTACGATACTTTCAAGAATCCTGTGGCAAGAGATTTCTAGATGAGGTGGAGCGGAAAGATCTCCTACGCCTGGCAGCCTTCCTCCGCGATACGAAGAAGCTTTCATCGCGCACGGTCCACAACAAGTTCGCCGATGTGCTCACCTTCCTGCAGGCCCAGGGTGTTCCGAAATTGATTGGCAAGAATGACCATCCTCGTTTTATCGAGCAAGAGGTCTCGATCTACGAAGAAGAGGAACTATCGAAGCTCCATGCCGTCTGCTCGCCATACCACAGCACGCTCTACGATTTCCTTCTGATGAGCGGCTTCCGGGAGCAGGAAGCAATGCATGTCACCTGGAGCAACGTCCGCTTCAATGCCAATATCATCGAGATGCGCTGGAAGCCACAGTTCAATTGGACTCCGAAGTCCTACAAAGAGCGGGAAGTTCCTGTGCCGGACGAGTTACTCGCTAGATTGGAAGCCCATCGTAAGTCCCTACCAGCATCACGCTCATCGGCTCAAGCGTTGGTCTTCAGCACAGCAAACAACACGCACGACAAACATATGCTGCGTGCACTCAAGCGAAACGCTAAGAAAGCCAAGCTGAATCCTGATGAGTTCTGGCTTCACAAATTTCGGGCGACCTTTGCAACAACTCACCTACAGGCTGGCGTCGACCTCAGAACAGTGATGACCTGGATGGGACAGACCAATCTGGAGAGCATTATCCGGTATCTCAAGCCGGCGAGAAGTTCGACCATGATCGAGAAGGTGAATGTGAGCTTCGCGGCTCACAAAAGGATGCGGCCACATTTGCTATCGACCGAGCCGATGGAAACCGCTATGAAGTAG
- a CDS encoding helix-turn-helix domain-containing protein: MTLAEIVEGKKEALRVTEIAEILDVSIKKIYRMTARGQIPSLKISSSIRFDPQEIAAWLRSQATTSPVRRSR; this comes from the coding sequence ATGACCTTAGCTGAAATTGTCGAAGGGAAGAAAGAAGCTCTCCGCGTGACGGAGATCGCTGAAATCCTGGATGTCTCGATCAAGAAGATCTATCGCATGACCGCAAGGGGGCAAATTCCCTCTCTCAAGATCTCTAGTTCAATCCGATTTGACCCTCAAGAGATTGCCGCCTGGCTAAGAAGCCAAGCAACTACAAGTCCAGTACGGCGCTCTCGTTAG
- a CDS encoding SOS response-associated peptidase family protein — protein sequence MRWGFKLPDRLLFNARSEGIAQANFWKDAFRTGRAIAPGGAIFEWKKMTVGGKKPKYKITIPGQEPIAKAVMWKLWQNPKSCQWELTFAILTGDPNELVAPIHPRMTTFIEPRDIAEYLAPTERPPSGANVSRFGTT from the coding sequence ATGCGCTGGGGATTTAAACTGCCCGACCGCCTGCTCTTCAATGCGCGATCCGAGGGTATCGCCCAAGCAAACTTCTGGAAAGACGCATTTCGTACCGGACGCGCCATCGCTCCAGGTGGCGCTATTTTCGAGTGGAAGAAGATGACTGTAGGGGGAAAGAAGCCTAAATATAAAATCACCATACCGGGACAGGAGCCCATCGCCAAGGCTGTCATGTGGAAGCTCTGGCAGAATCCTAAGAGTTGCCAGTGGGAACTCACCTTTGCAATCCTCACCGGTGATCCAAATGAACTCGTCGCGCCGATCCACCCGCGCATGACGACCTTCATCGAGCCACGAGATATAGCGGAATACTTGGCGCCAACCGAACGCCCTCCCTCAGGAGCTAATGTGTCCCGTTTTGGAACCACATAA
- a CDS encoding Hachiman antiphage defense system protein HamA codes for MPSELFSKWLEPGSSSGTAIDYFVEKKGGQQVGLKLLKPLMADHFVGESTVMKLGGYERSAEVLKNSLPENKRTQSGDMGELLATEYVNSQTEFTVPIKKLQWKSDRQMPMHGNDVLGLNYTSTPRKILKCECKSRNQFGDSAVTEASDGLNNFDGRPNPSTLAFITKRLFEADKDDEAKMWSELQTKDPLPAKNLTQMVFALGGNDPTPALAKCPKAAVKGIQRRHAAIRLSAYPDFMKAVYTVDGK; via the coding sequence GTGCCAAGCGAGCTGTTCTCGAAATGGTTGGAACCCGGTTCATCATCTGGCACAGCGATCGACTATTTCGTGGAGAAGAAGGGTGGACAGCAGGTTGGCCTCAAGCTGCTGAAGCCGCTCATGGCGGATCACTTCGTCGGTGAATCGACGGTCATGAAGCTAGGCGGCTATGAAAGATCCGCTGAAGTGCTCAAGAACAGCCTGCCCGAAAATAAACGTACCCAATCAGGCGACATGGGCGAGTTGCTGGCCACGGAATACGTCAACTCTCAGACAGAGTTCACTGTGCCCATTAAGAAGCTGCAATGGAAGAGTGATCGACAGATGCCGATGCACGGCAACGACGTCCTTGGGCTCAACTACACGAGCACTCCACGGAAGATTCTGAAGTGTGAATGCAAAAGCCGTAATCAGTTCGGAGATAGTGCCGTGACTGAAGCCAGCGACGGGTTGAACAATTTCGACGGTCGACCGAACCCCTCGACGTTGGCCTTCATTACAAAACGCCTCTTTGAAGCCGACAAGGATGACGAAGCCAAGATGTGGAGCGAGCTTCAGACAAAAGACCCGTTGCCGGCCAAAAATTTGACACAGATGGTCTTCGCCCTCGGCGGCAATGATCCCACCCCTGCACTCGCGAAGTGCCCCAAGGCTGCGGTCAAGGGAATTCAGCGGAGGCACGCAGCCATCCGCCTCTCGGCTTATCCGGACTTTATGAAGGCGGTCTACACAGTCGATGGCAAATAA